The following proteins are encoded in a genomic region of Emys orbicularis isolate rEmyOrb1 chromosome 19, rEmyOrb1.hap1, whole genome shotgun sequence:
- the LOC135891750 gene encoding keratin, type II cytoskeletal 4-like produces MNRQTFFASSAVGRKGFSSTSDVLSGHRTCVASVGPPVERCKVGGYSSRSVCHLGGSTRIADAVGCPGGAGCYGGYGYGDTAWGSVGYGSSGGFSGRVGLCGPRGYGTFGGYADCRSDGIRGVSVDESLLKPLCVGVDPQEHQAREHEREQMKTLNNQFACFIDKVRHLEQQNKVLETKWNLLQQCVPPAPRKNLEQCFENYICSLRKQLEDLLSDKEQLTCEESASRKLVDEFKCKYEEEISRRTAAETEFVVLKKEADGTLLHKEELEVNTTLSKQKLEFLRCVFDEERAQIDGQFCDTAVVVKMDNSRDLDTDCIIKNVEGWYKEIAQRSKEEVDVLYQTRFKELQDQRGRFCEDLERNKHEIAELTRLIQKMQGETDHVKKQIACLQTAICDAEQRGDCALKDARGKHMELQNALQRAKDELACMLRDYQALLNVKLALDIEITTYKKLLEGEESRICLGTPVSVSVVTNSSNIAGDSGTVVGVGSGCGYGSLRRGYSSGHGRCGSLGGGFSSKSLGICPRSVVSVAGSQNIPEGADFCPPGGFSSRSGSCISRGVVSSVCSHHLPGGVHWCPPGGVVSGGGGYGSKVVTSSVGTGQVSGGVACCPDGGGYITSSGYPGNGVCTVETGGFIIQYLGSSPAGGPSTGAVDNSGAGPCHTGVPGSCEVVRETGIAP; encoded by the exons ATGAACAGACAGACGTTTTTTGCAAGCTCCGCCGTTGGGCGAAAGGGCTTCAGTTCAACTTCTGACGTCCTAAGCGGACACAGAACCTGTGTGGCCTCCGTAGGCCCGCCGGTCGAAAGATGTAAAGTTGGTGGCTACAGCAGCAGGAGCGTCTGCCACCTGGGTGGAAGCACAAGAATTGCTGATGCTGTGGGCTGCCCTGGTGGTGCTGGATGCTACGGAGGTTATGGCTATGGTGACACAGCTTGGGGCAGTGTCGGTTATGGCAGCTCTGGAGGTTTTAGCGGCAGGGTAGGTCTTTGCGGACCCAGAGGCTATGGAACTTTTGGAGGTTATGCCGATTGCAGGAGCGATGGTATCCGAGGGGTCAGCGTCGACGAGTCCCTCCTGAAGCCGCTCTGCGTGGGAGTTGACCCACAAGAACATCAGGCACGAGAACACGAGAGGGAGCAGATGAAGACCCTGAACAACCAATTTGCCTGCTTCATTGACAAG GTTCGACACCTGGAGCAGCAGAACAAGGTGCTGGAGACCAAATGGAACCTCTTGCAGCAGTGTGTTCCTCCAGCCCCACGGAAAAATCTCGAGCAGTGCTTTGAGAATTATATCTGCAGCCTGAGGAAGCAGCTCGAGGATTTGTTAAGTGACAAGGAACAACTGACCTGTGAAGAGTCTGCATCAAGGAAGCTTGTGGATGAATTCAAATGCAA GTACGAAGAGGAAATCAGCAGGCGCACAGCGGCAGAGACCGAGTTCGTGGTGCTCAAGAAG GAGGCGGACGGTACCTTGCTGCACAAGGAAGAGCTAGAGGTGAACACAACCTTGTCGAAGCAGAAGCTGGAATTTCTGAGATGTGTGTTTGATGAG GAGAGAGCTCAGATAGATGGCCAGTTCTGCGACACGGCAGTTGTTGTGAAAATGGACAACAGCAGAGACCTGGACACGGACTGCATAATCAAGAACGTTGAAGGCTGGTATAAAGAGATTGCTCAGAGGAGCAAAGAAGAAGTTGATGTTTTGTACCAAACCAGG TTCAAGGAGCTTCAGGACCAAAGGGGCAGATTCTGTGAGGATCTAGAGAGAAACAAACATGAGATTGCAGAGCTAACCCGTCTGATCCAGAAAATGCAGGGTGAGACTGACCACGTAAAGAAACAG ATTGCCTGTCTGCAAACAGCCATTTGTGATGCTGAGCAGCGCGGCGATTGTGCTCTTAAAGATGCTCGAGGTAAACACATGGAACTGCAGAACGCTCTCCAGAGGGCCAAGGATGAGCTGGCATGCATGCTGCGTGATTACCAGGCACTCCTGAATGTCAAGCTGGCCCTGGATATCGAGATCACTACATACAAGAAACTGCTGGAAGGAGAAGAAAGCAG GATATGTTTGGGGACGCCTGTGAGTGTAT CTGTGGTCACCAACTCCTCAAACATAGCTGGAGACAGTGGTACCGTGGTTGGAGTTGGAAGCGGATGTGGTTATGGCTCTTTAAGAAGAGGCTACAGCTCTGGGCATGGAAGATGCGGCTCCCTAGGTGGAGGTTTCAGCTCCAAAAGTTTAGGAATCTGCCCCAGAAGTGTAGTCAGTGTTGCAGGTAGCCAAAACATCCCTGAAGGTGCAGACTTCTGTCCACCTGGAGGGTTCAGCTCCAGAAGTGGCAGTTGCATATCCAGAGGTGTGGTCAGCTCTGTGTGTAGCCACCACCTCCCGGGAGGTGTGCATTGGTGTCCACCTGGAGGAGTCGTCTCCGGAGGTGGGGGTTACGGTTCTAAAGTCGTAACCAGCTCTGTAGGCACAGGACAAGTCTCTGGAGGTGTAGCCTGCTGCCCAGATGGAGGAGGGTACATCACCAGTAGTGGATATCCTGGAAATGGAGTTTGCACCGTTGAAACCGGAGGATTTATCATCCAATATTTAGGTAGCTCTCCAGCTGGAGGACCCAGCACTGGAGCTGTAGATAACTCTGGAGCTGGGCCATGCCACACTGGAGTTCCGGGAAGTTGTGAAGTGGTGAGAGAAACCGGCATAGCTCCATAG